The DNA window CACAGTACTCACACGGCATGAACATCCATGCCGTGTGAGTACTGTGGATCTCAGTTCCTGAGGCCGACACCACGATTCGAGACTACAAATAGAAACGGGCAGATGACCGTCGAAGTCTCGCGGCTGCCGGCCCGCTTCCACGGACCTTCCACGAACTTGTAGAAAGTCGCACCCGGAATCGTCGGGTTCATGCACGTGGCGTATGCCTGGTAGGAGCCATTTCCTCCCGAACATACGGCCGTAGCGTAGACGCCCCCGCCTCCCTTGCTGCAGCCTGTCGGTGCAGCAAGCGCCACACCGGTTCCTCCCGACCACAATGCGGTGCACACAACAGCACAAGCCACCGCAGCGCTTGCAAATCGCGTTCTCATTTCACTCCCCTCGAAAAGGTCCACCCAGCGTTCTCATCGGAAGTGCCCAGTCGAGCAATCGGTTTGGTGTTCATGTCCGTATAACCGATCCCCCGGCGTCGGCATCGATCGGAGTCATTTGGCCATCCGATTTCGGAACGCTCAGTGACTGGCGCGCTTCGGCCAACAGCGCGAGTATCGATCCGAATCCGCGGCCGAACATCACGTCCACCTGTGCTCTCGTGATCCGGGGACCGGTGGATGCCGCCACTTCACCCATGACCTTGCACCGTCCGGTGTCTTCGTCGGTGATTACGACGGCCTTCGGATTCCAGGTCCGGCGGTTCCAGTCCGCGGCGAACGCGCACAGCCGTTCGTGCTCTTCCGGCGCGAAGTCGATACCGGCTGCGGAGCCGGTGAGGGTGAAGGTGTCCGCGTGACGGCCGGCCATGGCGACCCACACGAGGGTCTCGGGCCCATCGTCTTCGCCCTCGAGGACAGCCAGCAGCCCGTTTTCGTTGCGTGTGTATTGGATTCCCTGCGAGTCGAAGTGGGTTTCGGCGAGGTTTATGGAGGCGCGCAGCAGCTGTGCAATCACGCGATTGCCCTGTGCTGCTGCGGGATTGGCCTCTGTGACTTTGCGCACGACTTCGGCCACCAAGTCCGCCAGTACGGTCGCGACCGTCGCCCGGAAATTGGGTCGGTGGGATTCCAGCCACTTATCGCACAGTCGTTCGTCTCCACCGTCGAGCAACTGCTCGAACTCTTTGAGCTCCTTATCCGTCAGTCCTGCGCCTAAGGCTCTGCCGACACGGAGGTGTAGCTCCTCACCGACGCGCACGCCGAGGTCGGAGAGGTCCTTGTCGGAAAGCCCGGGCAGGCCGACGGCAAGTTGCGTTTCCATATCCCAACGGATTCCGCGGTCCACGTTATCCGTGGTGGTGTCGTTGTCAGGCATTTTGTTGGCTCTCCTTACGGGTATTCTGGTCAGTTGGCCTATCCCCCGGTCGATCGTTTGCATCGGCACATGCGCGAATCCACTCGTCGAGGAAGCTCGGAGTCTTCGGCCGACCCGGTGCCGGTGGCCGTGTCGCGGGGACTCTGGGGCGGGGTGGCTGCGGATCACTGGACGCGGCCGGGGTCGTGATGTTGGAGGCGCCACCCACGGCGCTGGCCGTGAGGTCACGGTACGGGTCGACCAGGTCGGCCCATGTGGACCGAAGTAGATCGGCCACATGTGTATCCAAGTCCTCGCCGGACCGCGGCGCGACGCAGCGGTTATGGTCGATCACCATCGTGTGCGGTTGGCTCGGCTCCTTCTGAGCAGTGCGCAGGCTGACCGCCGTCAATTCCGGCAACGTGACCAGGACCGATGGATTGACCTGTCCGCCGAACCGCTTGTAGATCTCTCCTGCATCACCTACGGCACAGCGAAATGCAATGGTGGTAGCCACATTTCCATCGACCGCGGGCCGAAGGTCGGGGTTAAGTTGTTCCAGATATTGATGAGCCAGCACAACCGACAGGCCGAACTTGCGGCCCTCAGCGAGCATGTTGGTTAACGCACCCGCGATAAGGGTGTGCGCCTCATCGATCACGACGGTGAACGGTCGTTCGGTGCTCGTGCGTCGTAACGCGGCGTTCCATACTCGGCTCAGATACAGGAAGCCCAGAAGCCGACTCGCCGATTCGCCGAGTTCGGCCTTTGACAAGTCGAGCAAGATGATGCGGCCACTGTCCATGGCGTCGGCGAAGTCGATAGCATCGGCACCTGAGCCGAGGATTCCGCGCATCGCCACGGTACTCGAGAACGCTTCGAACTTGCTGTTGACCCATGCCACGACCTGACCGTGATCGTTAGATTTCCGCTCCATCTTGTCTATGTGCCACCAGGTTTGGAGGCGTTGATCACCGGACTTCTTCACCGCGGCATCCATGAATGCGTCATTGGTGGCGGCGATCGGTACGTCCAGTAGTGATGCCCGCGGACCGTGTTCGGCGGCCAACGCCCGCAGCGTCATCGCCACTCGTTCCTGAAACCGCGGTCCGACGATTCCGGTGCCGTTCTTGTCGAACAAGTACTGGAACGTGGCACCGATGTCGGCGATCGCGATGTCGCGCCGCACTGGATCGGTTTCGGCAAGCGGGTTCATTGGCACCGGATTATTCACATCGCCGCAGCGGATCACCCAGGTCCGGTCGCGTGCCTCGGCGGGTAGCTCGGCAAGGATGCGTTCGCACAGCTGGCCGTGCGGGTCGGCGACCAGGGCGCCGTCAGATCCGGCTGCCAGTTCTCTGACCATCCCGGCGAGTGCTGTCGACTTGCCCGTACCTGTCCGACCGAGCACATGGATGTGCCGGAGCCGTTCTTGGACGCTAAGCCGCACGGGGATCCGCCGGCCGCTGTTGGTTATCGCTTGACCGATGCGCAACCCTGTTTCCACGTCACCGGCACGAGTGGGGGTGACGACAATCGGCGCCGGCGGCGCTGTGTAGGCACCACGCAGCGGCTCGGACCCTGCCACCGGGATCGCAAGCAGCTCGGACAGATCCGCGCTGCCCAGTTCGAGCCACGCTCCGGGGTCAGACGCAGAGTCGGCCACTTGCAGGCCACGGTACCGTCGGCGCAGCGCGGCTCGGAGGCGCAATGACGGCCCGTCTCCGGCGCCGATGACGTACATCTGGACCTGCCACCGGGGCTCCGGAGCATGTGGGATTGCACGAAGTACCACTTCGATTCCCTGACCCGGAAATGTGGCCAGTTCATCGATCAATTGGGTGCCCATCACCTCGCCGCTATACCACCGCGTGGTTGTCGGTCGCGGAGACTCCCGGTCAGTGAATCCAAGCGAGCCTCGGCGTGTGTCGGGAACGACAGGCCACCGATTAAGGCTGTGTGGTATCTCCGCGCCGCATACTGCTATTTCGGCGATCGGATCCAACGCTGCTGCGACTTCCGCGATTACCACGGCTGCTTCCTCGCCCGCCGATGCCGCGAGCGCCGTCCCCACCATCCCGTCGGCATCAGTCAGCATCGTCAAACCCAGTTCAGCGCCGGGCACCTCGCCGACGATGCCCGCCAGCACCAAGGGAAGTGTGCGTCGCAGCTCAGCCGCTGCAGTCTCGTCGTGGCGACGCAGTGCAACCAGTTCGACCGACTGTCGGCGCGGCAGCGGGTCGTACTCGTGCGCTTCGAACTCTTTCATGTGCCTCCTTGGACTTTGGCGTGCCGTCGACCGGACCGTCCTTCCAACCGATCCCCCGACGAAACGCAGGCCGCTCACACCGGCATCCAGCCCCACCCGACGGTGTCTCAGTCGATCCCGGGGGATCCGTGTGTTCGTTCAGATCGCGCGATTGCCGCCCGGCCCCGGAAATAGAAGGAGACGTCATGACCGCCGCCCTCGAATCCACCGACCTCGCCCGCACCGCGGTGGCCGTACCTCGCATGGGTCGCCACCGCAGCTGTCGGCCACGCACCTTCAACCTGGTCGACCTGGAGAACCTAGTCGGCGGTCGCGTGGACGCGGCGGCGGTCTGTGACGTCTGGTCGGAGTTCGGCAAGATGATCGACACCCGCCACACCGACCTGACCACCGTGGCCGTTTCCCGCCGGCACGCCGCGACCGCCTTTCTCGCCCTGCCGGCCAACCTGCATCGAGTCATCGGTGCCAACGTGCCCGACGGCGCCGACACCGCTCTGATCGACTCGGTCGACGTCGGCTGGATCGCGGCCAACTTCGGGCAGGTGGTGATCGCGTCCGGAGACCACATCTTCGCCCCGCTGGCACGTCGGCTGCGGAGTAACGGCCTACACGTCGTCCAGGTCATCGGACGCGGCGCCTGTTCGGCAGCGCTCTACCGCGCATGCAACGAACAGAAATATCTCACCAATAGTCCGGAAACGGGTGTATCAGGCTGCCCCGCAGAGGAATCAGTGGCATAGCAGTGACGCGAAACGACGTTCGAGTGTGTCGGGTCTACCAGTCCTGGCCCGATCACAAACGCGCCATATGCGAATGTGGCTGGCAAGGCTCTGCCCACATCATCGTTGGCTTGGCCAAACGCGACGCTCGGCGGCATTGCGCGCAAACGGGATGCCGAGTCGCCGCCAGGCTCGTCGTGCACCGGAACGTGACAAACTAAGCCGCCTGTTTGGCCCCCTCAGTCGGCGAACGCCACGGACCCGCCGGTGAATTCCGTTGCTTGCCTCCCCGACGACTTAACGGCCCCCGGGAATTCGACCGGGCCGCCAACTTGTCTAGCCGTCCCCGTGAACGTGCTCGTCGCTGCAAGCGACCGAACTGACGCCTGCGATGCCGCGTTGTCGATCGCGGTTGGAGTCCCGGGGTACCGGTCCTGGCGAGGACTGGATACCTGAAATGCGGTGTGGGCTTGCACGTCCCGGCTGCCGCTACGCTCGGGCGGTTCGGTGTCTACGCGGTGCAGAGCTTTCTGATTCGGCTGCGTACACGGACCAGCCCTTTCACCCACCCTGGGCGAGCTGATCCGCAGCAGCAGGGACACACATTGCTCGCAGTTTCGGCCTAAATCGACTACTTGAGAGGGGAATCGGTTACTCAGTTAGTCACTCCACCGGGTGGCCGAGCATCGTCTCCACGCTTACGACCGAGAAAGCAGGTCCATCATGGGATGCCCGTGTGTACGTCACGCTGATGTCATGCCGCTGCTGACCGATCGGGAACGCGAGGTCCTCGTGGAATGGTTGCGCACCGACAGCAAAGGCGAAGCCGGCAAGCGCCTGTTCATCAGCAACGCCACCGTCGCGACCCACATCGAGCGGATTCGCCGTAAATACTCCGCCGTAGGTCGCGCAGCACCGACGAAGGCGCTACTGACGATCCGCGCCATTCAGGATGGCATCCTCGAGATCGACGGTTTGTAGACGACGGTCTATCGCGCTGCCCCAGCAGGGTTCACCTGATTCACCGGAATTGCGCGAATGCGCCTTGCTAATCCGAGCATTTCTTGTGGGAGTGGCGGATTCCCCGCCTCTGCGAGGCGGCGTTCAAAGAAGTTAGATGCACTCGATGGACAGCAGAGACCTGTTCGGCGAGAAGCGGTTCGGTGACTCCTGGCGGTTCTCATGATGTCGCTCCAGGGACAACCGGAGCACCTGCACCAAACTACGTGGCCCGCAACCGGCCCACGCGGCACCCTGGTGTGCATAACACTTGGATTGTTCTGCTCGTCAGTCCGCGGCGAAGCTAGCCATCGGTGTCACTTCGACGCTCACCGGATGACAGGACATCACGCGTAGTGGTGTAGGGAACGGTCATTGATCAGCTCCCAAGCGATTTCGTGCGCATGAGTCCTGCCCAAGCCGCGGATTGCGCGACCACCTCACCCGTGGAACGCCGCGCGCAGATCCTCGGCGTGCGCGCGAAGCTCGCCCTTCATACGATCGAATTCGACCGCGACCAACTCTTGGTAGTCAGGCTGATTCACGCCAAGCCACTTCGCCGCGGCGTACTCGGACATCACGACTTCGGTTGGAGCAGAGGCGAGTTGCTCGACCATGGCTTCGTACATCGGGTTTGTGAGATAGTCCGGTACCACCGACTCGAGCCACACGGTCGCCGCGGCGATGTCACGGTCGATGAGCGACTCGAACTCCAAGAGCTGCAGTTCAGACAGACCGTCGGACAACCGCGTACCAACACGCAGTTCGAGCTCCTCGTAGATGTGCTGCAGGAAGGCCGGTTTCTGCGATTCCGGTATCTCAGCGAGGCCGACATCACACAGGAATGCGTCGTCCAGGGCAATCATGTTGAGCCTATCGATCGGTTTACACAGCTTTTCGCAACGCTCCCGATGAACCGATCCCCCGGATCGGTCTCAACCGTTAGGAGTTCTGCATCCCCCGAGGGTGTACTACGTGGGGCAAGACCGCACTTAACGGGCTGCGTCACTGACCATGGCGAGTAACTGTCTGACTCATCTACGCATTCAGCGGCCGCGTCGGATCCTCATGCAAAGCCGACGATGCCTGTGGGGATCGGTATAGGGGTTGTCACCAAAATCGGTGGCTTGCATTCCCCGAGAAAGGAGTAGCTGATGCTGGCCTTGTCATGGAAGGTGTCGTGCGCCTTCATAACCCTAGTGGTCGGGCTAACCCTGAGTGCCTGCGGGGCGGTGCCTGATCAGTCACAAGCAGCGACGGTGTTCGTGGTGACCACCGCGACCACGAATGAGCCGGGCCCGCAACTGCCCATCGACTTCAATCGAGTATTGAAGGCGGCCAACGACACTCGGCAGGGCACGCTCACAGTACTGATGCCGCGTGGCGGAAGGGTCGACGTGGTCGGCGACCCCGTCGCCGTAAAGGTGCTCCGCGACGGCACGAATGCAGAGAACAATGCGCAGCTGATCGAGAAGGGCCTGAAAGAAATCTCCTCGGATATCGATTCCCGGTTGGCCACCGCCGCCAGCAATGAGCCGGTGCTGGACCTACTCACCGGATTGAATGATGCGGCACGGCGGGCGCCGGAGTCGACGATCGTGGTCCTCAGTAGCGGTGTGCAGTCGACGGGCCTGCTAGACCTGGCCGGGCTCGGCTGGGACTTCCCGAACGCCTCGGTGATCGACAATCTGCGATCGCAGGGATTCCTGCCCAAGTTGGACGACAAGAAGGTGATCTTCGTCGGCCTTGGCGACACGGCGGGCGCCGCGCAGGTGCCGTTGCCGGAACCGATGCGAGCCAAGGTCGAGTCGCTGTGGCTCGACATCTGCCGCGCGAGCTCGGCCGCCGAGTGTGCACTCGGTCAGGCGCCGTCGACGGCGCCCACACTGTCGACAGCGCCGGCGAAGGTCGTGCCGGTTCCGGTGTTCACGCTGCCGTCCTTGCCCCCCCGGGGCACGGTTGCCCTCAGCGTGCCGACGGCGGCGCTGTTCGCTCCGAACAGCGCCGACCTGCTCCCCCAGGCCGATCGTCAGCTCAAGGATCTTGCTTCCGACCTGACGTTGCGTGCTGCCAGCGTCGCGCTGATGGGCCACACCTGGTCGGTTGGCCCGGCCGACAGCGCGCGGGAGCTATCGCAGCAGCGCGCCCAGGCCGTCGCCGATGCCCTGACACGTCACGGGCTGCCCGCGCAGAACATCAGCTCAGTGCAAGGGGTCGGCTACGACGACCTGATCAGCCCGCCAGGGGCAGACGCGGCACAGACCGCCGAGGCCAACCGCGTCGTGGTCATCACCGCCCGCCTCGACAGGTGACCGTGATCTCAGGCCCTGTGGGGGATCCGTAGTCCTTCCAACCGACTTGTTCGGCCGGCTGTCACCGACCGGGCGCAGTTCACGCAGTCCAACATGAAGGGAAGACCGATGTTCAAATGGTTCCGCCAAGCGCAAGCAAGGCGACAGCAGACGGTGCTGGTCGACACGGCGCGCCAGCAGATCTCCCGACTCACCGCGGGTGACGCACAGGACGGACGGATGTTGCACGGCGAGGCACTGATCATCACCGGAGTGCTGGCCGCCATCACGCGCCTGATCAACGGCGCATGGATGAAGATGGAGCAACTCGCCGCACGGTTCGTCGCCGCACAGTCCGAAATCACGGCACTACAGACACAACTCGCTCAACTACCGGTACGCCAACACATCGTGGCGCCCGCCCACCATCGCAGGCCCCACCAACTCGCCTCCGTAGAGCAGCCCGCCAAAGCGGGACGCCACATCGGTGGATTCCTCTCCGGGATGCTGGGCCCCAAGGGGGTTCCCGGCGACGCGGTGTACGGCGATGCCGTCAGTACAGATCAGGCCCGCACCGAGCACTCTGAGATCTGCAACCGCATCGCCGCCGAGGACGCCGAAGGCCAGACGCGGCACCACCATCACGTCTCGCGGGTGTGGCAATGGGCCGCACGGGTCGTGCTGTTCTTCGATGTAGTTGCGCTGTCGGCGCTTACGATCACGCTGGAGAACGTGTCGTTCGATCGAGTCGTGTGGCAGGCGCAGTTCCCCGATCAGCTACAGCGGCTGCTCACCGCTATCTGCTTCGCCCTCTTCGGTGCGATGGTCACTGCCGTCATCTCGCACAACGTCGGCGCCCACACCTGGCGCTACATCCACCGCACCAGCCCGTTGTTGGCCGGTACTGCACACAGCAAGCGTGCTCTGATCGGTGCGTGGGCGGTCCTGGGGATGATGGCAGCGCTGATGGGCATCGCGATATTCGCCCGGCTGCAACATGAGGCGGCGGCCACGAGTTCAGGTGGTTCCGTGGGCTTTTGTGTCGCCCTGCTGATCGGTGTTTCGGGTGTTCTCGCACCGCTGGCAGTCGCTCTGGTCGATGCGCTGCACTCTTCGCCCGAAGTGCTGCGCCGAGCCGCGCTCGCGCGCATCGTCGCCGCTGCCAACCACGACGAGCAAGCTCTCGCCCGCCAGATCGTCGACCGCACCACCCAGCGCAGCACCATCGTCCAGGAAGCCGGCCGATTGCTCGCCGACACCCGCCGCCGTGTGGACGCAGAGCGCCTGCCCGCCCATCAGGCCATCTTGATGCTGCGCGCTTCACACGGCTACGCCGGCGAACACGCCTCCCCGATAACATATCCCGGCCGAGGGGCGGGCTTCATCGCTGATCTCGACCATGAGGAGCAGTTCCGTCCGCTGGTCGAAACGCTGCACCTGATGCAGTCACAGCTCGCCGCCACGAGCACCACCGCACCGGAGCCTTCAACGCCACCTGTGACCACCGTGATCAATGGTGCCGACCTGCAGCACGCACACACCAGTTGAGACCACCCGACATCCCATGGCTGCACCTCGAACATGTTCACTTACGAATAGCAGCCACCCAATCGGAGCCACCGAAGGAAACTCATGTCGCTCAACGAGGACGTTCCGGAGGACCTCGAGGTGCTGCGTGCCATCAGGGATGCCGTGGTCGCCAGCGACGATGTACGGGCTGAACAGTTGGCCTCACGGCTCACGCCCACCGAGTCTATCGAACGCTCGGTCGTCGATGCGATGGACCGCGTCCGCTACGAACGCGGCACCCATCGCCGGTTCACCGGTGGGCTGATCCGCTGGCTGCGCCGCGCCGCGAGTGATGATCAGACATGGGCGCTGGCGCGCATCGGCGTCGAGTGGTGGCCTGAACTGGCACTTGGCAGCTCGATCGGCGGACGCGACGACGTGACGAGGGAACCCGAGATCAAGGAAGAGGAAGCCGAACGATGTCTCGCGATCGCAGCTGAGCGGGGGCACCGACGGGCCGCCTTCAAATACGGCACGTTGGACTCGCTGTTGACCGCGTACGGTGACGGAACTCCCGACGATCACGTTAGCGCTGGCGACCTCCGATCGATCGAGGCACGCATCGCCGAGCATTGCGCTGACTCTGACGACCTCCGCGCCAGTTCGTGGTTTCGCCTCGCCGCCGCCAGTCCACGATGGGAAGACGAAGACGGTCAAGCCACCTGGCTGGCCGCTCTGGGCGGTTACGCCCGATGGGCCCACCGGGGTGGCGATATCGCGCTGTGCGAACAGTTGTCGGCACGGGTGATCGACGACGCCGCGCTGGAAGGTGCCCGCGACCGTAGCGCTATCGCGGCCGACGCGCACAAGCCGTACCGCTACAGCTATTCGTTGGCGGCAAGCAATGAATCGGCACGGTGGCAGGCGATGGAGCATCTGCTCACGGCACACGACCCCAGTCCGGTGGACGGGGTCGAGCTGCTTCGGCTTCTGAGCCGAAATCACTTCTTCCGAGTGGACGCACGTGACCTTGCCGCTGCGGTGTGGACCCGCCGGTTCGGCCCGATCCGTGACGCCACAGCAGTGGAAGCACGCGCTTGGGAGCTCCTGGGCTGGCTGATCACCGACGCTGTGCCCGACCTCCTACGAGCCATCCTGTGCGATCAAGAGGCCGAACACATCCATGACGAATCTGCCGGGATCGACTTTTCCATCAGTGGGGTGTGGGAGCCGAAACCAGACGATGAGTCGCGTTGGTCCGAGTTGCGCGACCGATACTGGGGCTTCGGCGAGCCGCTAGATCATCTGGAGAACGCCGAGTTCCATGCCATCACATCCTTCGAACGCCATCCGCTGGATGACTTTCTCGACCGAGTATTCGACCCCTTGCGATCAAGCGAGTGGTTGGCGC is part of the Mycolicibacterium tusciae JS617 genome and encodes:
- a CDS encoding YbjN domain-containing protein, with product MPDNDTTTDNVDRGIRWDMETQLAVGLPGLSDKDLSDLGVRVGEELHLRVGRALGAGLTDKELKEFEQLLDGGDERLCDKWLESHRPNFRATVATVLADLVAEVVRKVTEANPAAAQGNRVIAQLLRASINLAETHFDSQGIQYTRNENGLLAVLEGEDDGPETLVWVAMAGRHADTFTLTGSAAGIDFAPEEHERLCAFAADWNRRTWNPKAVVITDEDTGRCKVMGEVAASTGPRITRAQVDVMFGRGFGSILALLAEARQSLSVPKSDGQMTPIDADAGGSVIRT
- a CDS encoding type IV secretory system conjugative DNA transfer family protein is translated as MKEFEAHEYDPLPRRQSVELVALRRHDETAAAELRRTLPLVLAGIVGEVPGAELGLTMLTDADGMVGTALAASAGEEAAVVIAEVAAALDPIAEIAVCGAEIPHSLNRWPVVPDTRRGSLGFTDRESPRPTTTRWYSGEVMGTQLIDELATFPGQGIEVVLRAIPHAPEPRWQVQMYVIGAGDGPSLRLRAALRRRYRGLQVADSASDPGAWLELGSADLSELLAIPVAGSEPLRGAYTAPPAPIVVTPTRAGDVETGLRIGQAITNSGRRIPVRLSVQERLRHIHVLGRTGTGKSTALAGMVRELAAGSDGALVADPHGQLCERILAELPAEARDRTWVIRCGDVNNPVPMNPLAETDPVRRDIAIADIGATFQYLFDKNGTGIVGPRFQERVAMTLRALAAEHGPRASLLDVPIAATNDAFMDAAVKKSGDQRLQTWWHIDKMERKSNDHGQVVAWVNSKFEAFSSTVAMRGILGSGADAIDFADAMDSGRIILLDLSKAELGESASRLLGFLYLSRVWNAALRRTSTERPFTVVIDEAHTLIAGALTNMLAEGRKFGLSVVLAHQYLEQLNPDLRPAVDGNVATTIAFRCAVGDAGEIYKRFGGQVNPSVLVTLPELTAVSLRTAQKEPSQPHTMVIDHNRCVAPRSGEDLDTHVADLLRSTWADLVDPYRDLTASAVGGASNITTPAASSDPQPPRPRVPATRPPAPGRPKTPSFLDEWIRACADANDRPGDRPTDQNTRKESQQNA
- a CDS encoding NYN domain-containing protein codes for the protein MTAALESTDLARTAVAVPRMGRHRSCRPRTFNLVDLENLVGGRVDAAAVCDVWSEFGKMIDTRHTDLTTVAVSRRHAATAFLALPANLHRVIGANVPDGADTALIDSVDVGWIAANFGQVVIASGDHIFAPLARRLRSNGLHVVQVIGRGACSAALYRACNEQKYLTNSPETGVSGCPAEESVA
- a CDS encoding LuxR C-terminal-related transcriptional regulator; amino-acid sequence: MPLLTDREREVLVEWLRTDSKGEAGKRLFISNATVATHIERIRRKYSAVGRAAPTKALLTIRAIQDGILEIDGL
- a CDS encoding DUF5663 domain-containing protein codes for the protein MIALDDAFLCDVGLAEIPESQKPAFLQHIYEELELRVGTRLSDGLSELQLLEFESLIDRDIAAATVWLESVVPDYLTNPMYEAMVEQLASAPTEVVMSEYAAAKWLGVNQPDYQELVAVEFDRMKGELRAHAEDLRAAFHG
- a CDS encoding OmpA family protein, which gives rise to MTTATTNEPGPQLPIDFNRVLKAANDTRQGTLTVLMPRGGRVDVVGDPVAVKVLRDGTNAENNAQLIEKGLKEISSDIDSRLATAASNEPVLDLLTGLNDAARRAPESTIVVLSSGVQSTGLLDLAGLGWDFPNASVIDNLRSQGFLPKLDDKKVIFVGLGDTAGAAQVPLPEPMRAKVESLWLDICRASSAAECALGQAPSTAPTLSTAPAKVVPVPVFTLPSLPPRGTVALSVPTAALFAPNSADLLPQADRQLKDLASDLTLRAASVALMGHTWSVGPADSARELSQQRAQAVADALTRHGLPAQNISSVQGVGYDDLISPPGADAAQTAEANRVVVITARLDR